One window of the Microtus ochrogaster isolate Prairie Vole_2 chromosome 10, MicOch1.0, whole genome shotgun sequence genome contains the following:
- the LOC101989185 gene encoding cytochrome c oxidase assembly factor 7, with amino-acid sequence MAGLVDFQDEEQVKSFLENMKVECHYQCYREKDPDGCYRLVDYLEGIQKNFDEAAKVLKFNCEDNGHSDSCYKLGAYYVTGKGGLSQDLKAASACFLKACEKPGKKSVESCHNVGLLAHDGQVNEDGQPDLGKARDYYTRACDGGYAASCFNLSAMFLQGTPGFPKDMALACKYSMKACDLGHIWACANASRMYKLGDGVDKDEAKAEMLKNRAQQLHKEQQKNVQPLTFG; translated from the exons ATGGCGGGCTTGGTTGACTTCCAAGACGAGGAGCAGGTGAAGTCTTTCCTGGAGAACATGAAGGTGGAGTGTCACTACCAGTGCTACCGCGAGAAAGACCCGGATG GTTGCTATCGGCTGGTGGACTATCTGGAGGGGATCCAGAAGAATTTTGATGAAGCTGCCAAGGTACTGAAGTTCAACTGTGAGGACAATGGGCACAGTGACAGCTGCTATAAACTGGGGGCCTATTACGTGACTGGAAAAG GTGGCCTGAGTCAGGACCTAAAGGCTGCGTCTGCCTGCTTTCTGAAGGCCTGTGAGAAGCCAGGGAAGAAGTCTGTGGAGTCCTGTCACAATGTTGGGCTCCTGGCACACGACGGACAGGTCAACGAGGACGGCCAGCCTGACCTGGGGAAGGCCAGGGACTACTACACTAGAGCCTGTGATGGCGGCTATGCAGCCAGCTGCTTCAACCTCAGTGCCATGTTTCTACAGGGTACCCCTGGCTTTCCCAAGGACATGGCTCTGGCGTGTAAATATTCAATGAAGGCCTGTGACCTGGGCCACATCTGGGCCTGCGCCAATGCCAGCCGCATGTATAAACTGGGGGATGGTGTTGATAAGGACGAGGCCAAGGCCGAAATGCTGAAAAATAGGGCCCAGCAGCtccacaaagaacaacagaaaaacgTCCAACCTTTAACGTTTGGGTAA